GTTTCAATCAACTCCTTTGGGTTACCCTGGCTGCAGAAGTCATTGGCATACACCTTATAAATATGGTCAATGTCATCCTCCTTAAAGCCAAACTGCTCTTTCAGATAACCTGGCTGTATCTCAATATCATGGAGGAGCTGTTCCATCTCGTCAAACCAGCGGTCTGCCATTTCAAGCTGTGTCATGCCGGTTGTATCAATACCCATTGCCTGGGTCATGGCTGCAAATTTATCTGTAGCAGCAGGCTGATTATACCTTTCAGCAGCCAGAACCAGCGCGCCATTGGCATGCCCGTGATGACAGTCAGTTACAGCGCTTAACTGGTGCCCCAGGCCGTGAACAATGCCTGCCCCTGCCCCGAAGCCTATAGCTATCCCGCCCATAGTGCTTGCCCAGCACATCTTTTCACAGGCATCCCTGTCCATCCGGTTATGGGTGAAATCCCTTATGTTTTTATATATTAGTTCAATCGCCCTGATGAGAATGCCGTATGAATAGGGGCTTTGAATCTTAGTTAAAAATGCCTCGTAGCCGTGTGACATGGCATCAAAGCCTGTCCAGGCAGCAAGCTTTTTGGGCATGAGCCTCATAAACAGGGGATCAATAACCGCTACTGTTGTCTGTATATTGGGTGCTCCTATAAGTACCTTGGCCAGCTCTTTTGTATTGCTTATTGCAGCCCATGATGTTACCTCAGCTCCTGTGCCGGATGTGGTTGGCACAGATATCTGGGGGATAACGCAGGGGTTCAGTTTTGCAAGAGTCTCCATCCAGGGAGGGTTAAGCTTTGCAGCAAAATTAGTTACATCCTTTCCGCCGTTAGCATCAATTACCCTGATGCACTTCCCCGCATCGATGGAACTGCCTCCGCCCACAGCAATAATACCGTCGCATCCCGCATCCTTGAATACCCTGTAGCCCTTCATTATCTCATGATCTTTTGGATTAGAGGTTATGCCGTCAAAAACATCAAAAGCGATTCCGCCGTGTTTTAAAACCCCTTTTATCTCATCAATAATACCTGTACCTTTAAGACCGGATGTGACTATCAGGGCCTTTTTAATGCGGTTGGCCCTGCATTCATCTGCTATGGTTTCATAAGCCCCCCATCCCAGGGCAACCTTTGGTATGGGATTAGTGTAAAGAATAGGAAACTCATAAATATTTTTATTAAACATGTCACCCTCCTTATTAATAGTCTTTAATGGTCAGCATTTTTTTGTATATATCTCTTCTGCAAACAACATCACTTCATCTGTCTGCCTGGCAACCTCAGCTCTAAGTCTTTTAAGATAAGCAAGTTCCTGTCTGTCCACTTTTCTATCTTTAATGGCCTCCTTTATTGACTCTGAAAGATGAGAAACTGCAATAAATATATCATTTACCTCTTTTTCAAAGTTAGTTGTTATATCTCCTAATGTGGGTTTCTGATATAATGCCCACCCTGAAGGTTCCAGAAAGGCCTTAATATCAGGGTCACCGGTTGCCTCTACTGCTGCCTTAATAAAGTCCAGATTAATCTTGATTCGCCCGTAAAGGCAGTCATATATGGTCTGCTGCGACTTTCCCAAAATAGCAGCGATCTTTTGAACCGCCTGTTTATTCTCTTTCCTGCCGGTTATAATCCTGTGAATCTCAGAGGCAATTTCTTCAAATTCCATCAGACTCTCCTGTGTGGTATCGTTTTAAAATGATTGGACTGGGTATATATAGCTCTTTATAAAAGGAAAGTCATCTGATAATCTTTATTCATTTGGATGGATTTTATTTTTCAGGCAATTCTTAACAGGAGGGGAAAAATGAGGGTAATGGCTATTAATGGGAGTCCGAGAAAGGAGTGGAATACAGGCATACTGTTAAATAAGGCCCTTGAAGGCGCAAAATCAAAAGGGGCTGAAACAGAGATCATTCACCTTTATGACTATAATTTCAAGGGGTGCACAAGCTGCTTTGCCTGTAAAATACGGGGCGGAAAGAGTTACGGCACATGTGGATTCAGGGATGAGATGACCCCTGTGTATGAAAAGATTAAAAATGTTGATGTGCTCATCCTAGGTTCTCCCATATATTTTGGCGATGTCACCGGTGAATTGAGGTCATTTATTGAACGGCTGCTTTTCCCCTATCTTGTTTATACATTCCCGCCAAAGACCCTTTTCCCCAAAAAAATAGGGATTGGGCTTATATACACCATGAACTGCCCTGAAAATTTTGCCTCTCAAGTGGGTTATGACAGGTTGTTCAGTGGAAATGAGCAGGTCATGAACATGATACTTGGAAAGGCAGAATCACTTATGAGCTATGAGACATATCAGTTTGCAGATTATTCAAAGGTAGTTGCTGATGGTATTGATGAGGCACCAAGGAAAAAAAGGCGTGAAGAGATATTTCCGATTGACTGTGAAAATGCATTCAAACTGGGCGTAAAGCTGGTCGAAGAGCAGCAGAGGATTGCACAGGCCATATATTGATTATAAGAAAAATGGCACTTCATAATAAACAGTTGATAATAAAAACCAAAATGGTAATAATAGTCAACTGTTTTAACCCTTTTAAAAACCATGAATAACATATGAATCAAAAAAAAGTCATTGATGACTTACCATTAAAAAACCTTATCGGGAGAAAAAATAATGGCAAAAGAAACAATAGTTACAGATTTCAAGCTTAAAGGTAGAGAGATTCTATCATCCTATGCAGCCTACACCATTGAAGGTGTAATGACAGCAAAGGTAAAAAGGGGCCGTGACAGTTATACAATAGAAGAAAGAAACGGCATTGCCAAAGGCACATCAGATGGTGAAAATGAGGCAATATATATCCCCAATGACAAGGCAATTAAATCCATTGAAAAAAACATTGTGCCCCTTTTACCCAAAAAGGTTGTTATCAAAAAACCTGCTGACATCATTAAGGCTGTAGAAGAGTTTGACCTGAAGCTTGTTGAAAAGGCAGGCCCCAACAAAAAGAAGTGGGGAGGGAATGCCTGCCTTGCCTCCTCCACGGTATTTTTCCAGATACTGTTAAAGGCATCAGGCTATGAGGCATGGCAACTGCTTGCGCCAAAGGGCATGAAGACATTTTATATGCCTAACATTGCATTCAATATGGTATGCGGCGGCGAGCATGTGCCAGGCACCAAACAGGACATACAGGAGATGTTCTTTTTTGCTATGAAGGAAAAGTCAATAAAAGGTGTTTTCACACAGGCCATAAAATTCTTCAGGCAGTTTGAAAAGAACCTGGTAAGGGACGGGCATACAACAGGAACCGCCAAGGAAAGAGGGTTTGTATTTCCGGTTAAAGATAATTATGAAGGTCTTAACAGGATCAGGGAGTGTGCAAAACAGATTGGATTAAAAATTACCGATTATGCAATAGGCACAGACAATGCCTTCAGCGAAATCCAGAAGACCGAAGAACTAAAGGAAAAGGGATTATATGACATGAGATTTTCCGGGCTGGGGATAAAGACCCGCGAAGAGCTTATTGAGTTTGACGCTGACATTGTAAAAAGTGCGGATAACTTTGTAACAATGGAAGACCCCGGCTCTGAATCGGATATCAAGGCCCATAAACTCATGAATGAAAAATATGGAAACAGGGTGCAGATAGTTATTGATGATGCAGCAGTAACACAGATGAGATTTATTATCCCCTTCCTTGCTGCACCTGAGCAGAAAGAGAGGGCTGGTAACTCTGTCCTTATAAAGCTCAACCAGGCAGGGACATTTACAGAGACCTCTCTTGCAACAGAGATTGTGCTTGGCATTGCAGACCCGGATCGTGTTGAAAAATTTCTAACCGCCAGAAAGGATTTGAGCGGGGTTTTAAAAGAGCTTAAGGCCCTTGGAGTTAAAAGCCTTAAGGAGGCGCTCGATAATATCAAAAAGATCGGTGCAACCGCCTTTTTCTCACACCGTTCAACAGAGGGTTCATCCGAATTTCTGCCATACATGCCCTTAATTTACGGCGCTGTATCAAGAAAGCTCTGGTTCAAGGCAGGCGCGCCCAATGGCGAAAGAAATCTGCAGAATTACAATCCTCTTATCAGGGCTGAAGAAGCAATGAGAGAAATGGGTATAAAGACTGTTGTTACTGGCTTTGAGGGGCTGCCGGACGGGGTAAAGATACCTGTGGTAAATAGACGAAGGTGATGTTTTTTCTTTTTTACACGGTTTGTATGTTTATACAAAATAAAAAAATCCAGATTATAGGGGTAACCACCGGTGGTTGCCAGGAGATGATTGTCCTGCACCATCATATGCGGGCAGGCACGGAGGCCTGCCCCTACTGCTATAATCACCATAATTCAATTTGCGTTACCTCTTTTACCATCATTCAGCATTTACATAGATGTTTGAGAATTCGTTTTAAACAAGGATGAGTCACGGTATAATCTTTTTCCCATTTTAACTGGTCACATTAAAAAATCCTTTCAGAAAAACAGGTGAAATCTGTGCAAAGAACAGATATATTGGGTTTAAACAAATACAGGGTTTTATAATGTGCGGAATAAGCGGAATAATCTCATACAATCTTTCTCAAGATGAAATACACCTCAGGCTTGAACAAATGGGGGCTCTTCAGGCCCATCGCGGCCCGGATGACAAAAGAGAGGCAGTCTATACCTTCAGGTCAGGTTTTATCGGATTTGGTTTCAGGCGGCTTTCCATCCTTGACCTAGAAACAGGCATGCAGCCTATCGTGTCACAGCAGGATCAATCTGCCATCATATGTAATGGCCAGGTCTATAATTATCTTGAACTAAAGGCCACTGCCCCTGAAATGGGTTATTCAACAAAAGGGGATATTGAGGTCGCCCTTAACATGTACAGAAAGCATGGCCTGGATTTTCTGAACATGCTGAACGGTATGTATGCCGGTGCGATATATGACCATATTAATAAAAAAATTATACTCTTCAGGGACAGGTTTGGTATTAAACCACTGTACTATACTGAATGGGAGAACAACTTCTTTTTTTCATCAGAGATAAAGTCTCTCTTAAAAGGGAACATGAGGCCGACACAGATCAACCGGGACCGAATAGAGACATTCTTTAAGTACCGTTATGTACCGGGTACAGATACCATGTTTGATGGTATAAAAAAACTTCCGCCTGGCTCTTACCTTGAGTACAACCTGGATAGTAAAAAATATGAAATAAAAAGATACTGGGATTATAAACTTGACCGGATCATACCTGATATGAAGCTAGAGGAGGCATCAGAAGAGTTCATAAGGCTTTTCAGGGATGCGGTCAGGATAAGGATGAGGTCGGATGTAGAGGTAGGCACGCTCTTAAGCGGGGGCATAGACTCCTCTGCTGTTTCATCAGAGGCAACAGTAACAAAACCAGACATCAGGCTCTTTTCCATCTCCTTTAATGAAGACAAGTATAATGAACTTCCGCTTATAGAGGAGTTTATCAAAAAGAATGGCAACAGGTTTAGATTAACAAGGCAGCATACCGGGCTGTGCGGATCAGAGATGCTTAAAGAGCTGCCTGAAATTATAAAATCCATTGAAGAGCCCATATCATTAGGCACAATCCTTCCAACAGACCAGGTATGCAGGATGGCGGGTGAAAGGGTGAAGGTTGTATTAACAGGAGAAGGGGCTGATGAGATATTTGGCGGGTACCGTAAATTTCTTTTAGAAACGGCTGCAAGCGTGTATCACGGCCTTTCTATTCCAGAGCAGAAAGTGATTGAAGAGATTTACCCTGAATTAAAATCATACATGAAAATAAGGAGTAACAATCCGGTTGAGAGATATATTCAGAGTGAATCACTTTTTACAGGTGATGAACTGAAGGAGCTGACCGGTAAGGATAGATTGAATGATCAATTTCCTATAGATGCCACACCATATTTAAGCGGTAACGAACACCCCCTTAATGCGGCTATAGCAATGGAAACCAGGGCAAGACTCCCAGACTATGTGATATTAAGGCTTGATAAACTCTCCATGAGGCATTCACTTGAGGCACGTACCCCGTTTCTTGATTACAGGCTTGCAGAGTTTGCTGCTACCCTGCCGGTTGACTTCAAGGTGAATCCTGCAAATAATCGTGAAAAATATATTTGCGGTAATTCATTTGCAATGTATTCTATCCTGGATAAGGAAACCGCCTTCAGGAAAAAACAGCCCTTTACCATACCAATGGCTGACTGGCTTTCAGAACCTTCAAGACTGCCTGAATGCATTAAAGAGGTGATGTTCGGGGATATGGTTAAAAAACAGGGCATTATCAACCCTGATATCCTGAAAAGACACATCAGCCTATTATCAAAGGAGGATGTAGGACCCAATACACTGGTTTCAGAGGCAGACAGGATTTATGCGGTTATTATATTCACCTTATGGTATGACCTTTTCTTTTCATAATGAGTGACTATAGTGTTCAAAAAACAGATAACAGGATATAAAAATATCATGTTGTTTGTTTAAGGAGAATATATGGATCAGGGTAAATACATTAAAGAATACAGCAGGAGACTACTTACATTACTGGAGGAAAAGATCATACCCGGCCAGCAGACATTCGGGTTTGAATATGAATTTTTACCAAAGCGTCCACTCAATCTTGATATCATGAATAAGATTTATATTTTTTTATCTGAAAAGGGATTTAAAAGAGAAGGCGCAGCCTTTGTGCATAAAAAATGCATGTACATAGATTTTGAGCCTGGCGGCCAGATAGAATTCCATACACAGCCACTCCTCGCACACGAAAAAGGAAGATTTACCGAATACCTAAACGAAATAAAAAATGTTTTGGATATTTTTAAAAAGGACCTGGGCATAGAATATCTTGCACAGGGTTATATTGCAGGACGTAAGGATTCACCACTCTGTCTTGATTCACAAAGGTACATCAACCTGCACAGCAGGCTTTCAAGATGCAGCACGAGGGGCTTAGATATGATGAAGGGCACTGCATCCATACATCTCCATGCCGGAATTAAAGATATTGATGAACTGCCTCTCATTCTTGCAGCCTTGATAAGAATGTCTGAGATGGATGAGTTTAAAATGGGGAGTGACAGGAGGGATATATGGGACAATACTGACCCATCCAGGTGCGGCCAGCCATTCAAGGTCAGGCATGATATGACACCATCTGAGGTGATTGAGATGATTGTGGATCATGCTGCAAGGGCATATCATATCGGGAAAAATCTGCCATTTTTAGAGACAGATGATTTGTCCTTTGATGCATTCATGTATCATCTTACGACTATCTTTACAGATATCAGGCTGAATATAAAAGGCCCATCCATTGAACTCAGGACCATTGACAGTGTGCTCTTTGATCAGTTTGAAGCTAAATGGCAAAGATTCATAAGTGTATTTCAGGAAACTTTATATCAACATACAGGAGAGGCTCTATGAAAAAGGTAACAATATATACAACCCAAAGCTGCCCCTACTGCATCAGGGCAAAAAAGCTTCTTGAAGATAAAGGGGTTAAATATTACGAATTAAGGATTGACCTTAACCCTGAACTCGCAATAGAGGCAGTAACAAAGAGCGGAGGAAGACGCACAGTACCGCAGATATTTATCGGGGATTATCATGTGGGAGGGTCTGATGAACTGCATGCTCTGGAAAAAGAAAATAAACTGAATGACCTGTTAGTCGAGTAGAGACAAGGCATGCCTTGTCTACGATTTACGTTTTTGTAACAAAAGGGTTACTTAATCTTTCATGCTCGATCTTTATACACCTGTCAACAACCAGAGTCACCCCGGCTTCTAATGCCTTTTCACACGCCTCACGATGAAATACGCCAAGCTGCATCCAGATCACCTTTATGCCTTTTTTAATAGCCTGGTCAACAGCATCAGGTATTCTTTCGTTACTTATAAAAAGATCCGCCATATCAACATCATAAGGTATATCCATCAGTGAACTAAAACATTTTTCGCCAAGTACCTCTTTCTGGCCCGGATTAACAGGGGTGATACTGTATCCGTGTTTAACAAGGTATCTGGCGACCATGTTGGATGGCCTCTCCTCCTTTGGTGAGAGACCAACAACAGCTATCTTCTTTGTTTTATCAAGTACCTGCCTGATTTTTTCTGGTGAAGGATTAATGCTGTCAATAAAAGATTTATCAGGGTTGATCATTTTATTATCTCGTTTACCTTTTTTACCTTTTCAGATATCTCCATGGCCTTTTTCACCCCGGGCACATGATTTATAACCTGTTTTTTAATGCCCTCCTCAATCGTATCAGGGGCATTTTCTTCTTCCTTTTTTTCAGGGGTCTCTTTTGATGGAGAGCTGATTATCTCTTTTTTGATATTCCTGAATTCACGTATTGCGCCGCCCAGCCCCTTCCCTATGTCAGGGATCCTCTTTGCGCCGAATAAGACAAATATTATAACAGCAATAACTATTAGCTCTGGCACTCCTAGTCCAAACATCTTTTATTTCCTTTTCATTTTACATACTCAACAGGTTGATCATCCTTGCCACGCGCCTCAACCGACCCTATATGATAGGCCGTTTCACCCACAGATTTAAAGCGCTCCAGGGCATCGCTCAGCTCATCTTCGCTTACTACTATGATAAGGCCAAGACCATTGTTAAATGTCCTCAGCATATCTTCATCAGAAATTTCCCCGGCCTTTTGCATATACTGGAAAACAGGATGAGGTGTCCATGATGATGTTTTTATTACAAGCTTACATTGCGCAGGCACTATCCTTGGGAGGTTATCCGTAAGCCCTCCACCGGTAATATGGGCTATCCCATAAATACGGAACCCCTTGCTGATGTTACTGAGTGTCTTGACATAGATTCTTGTGGGGGTAAGGAGCTCTTCGCCAAGGGTCTTTCCGAATTCATCCACATAGTCAGTAACCTTCATCTTCAACTGGTCAAAAAAGATCTTCCTTGCAAGGCTGTATCCATTGCTATGCAGTCCGCTTGAACTGATACCTATGAGCTGGTGACCAAAGGCAATCTCAGAACCATCAAGGAGCTGGTCATTATCCACGATCCCGGTAACGAATCCGGCAAGATCATACTCCCCTTCACTGTAAAAACCGGGCATTTCAGCAGTCTCACCTCCTATAAGAGAGCAGTTTGCCTCTATGCAGCCCGCTGATATGCCTTTTACTATCTCCACACACCTGTTAACATCAAGTTTTCCCATTGCTATATAATCAAGCAGGAAAAGGGGTGTTGCACCCTGAACAATTATATCGTTTACACACATGGCAACAAGGTCAATGCCTACTGTGTCATGTTTGTCCATCATAAAGGCAACTTTCAGTTTTGTGCCAACACCGTCTGTTGATGCCACAAGAACCGGGTTCTTCATATCCTGTACAGGCATTGAATAAAACCCTGAAAAACCGCCTATATCAGTGATAACATTCGGTTTAAATGTCCTGGATACTATTGGTTTTATCAGCTTTACAAAATTATTTCCGGCATCAATGTCAACGCCTGCCTCTGAATATTTATCTTTTTTCTTCTTTGATGTCATTAAAAGTCCCTACCAGTCCGCTTATAAATATTGATTACCAATCGAGCATTCGATTTGTCTAATTTATAAATAAAAAGATGATAAATAGTGTGTCAGATACCCTGTTTTGTCAACAGATTTCTTCCTGCATAAAATAGAAGGAAATTATTCACGAACAAGCACCTTAAGAAAAAGATCACCGCTCCGGTCGTAAGATATCCTCTTTCCCATACCCCTTAACCTGAGCATGGAGCCATCCTTTACACCAGGCGGTATGGTTACCCTGAAAAGCCTTTGCTGAAATCCCCAGGGTATATTGACCATTTTTCTTGTTCCGTGTATTGCCTCCAGCGGGCTTATCACAATATCGCCGCTAAGATCAGGGTTTTCTGTGGTACTGGTCGTATGAATATTCTGCAACCCTGGTGTCCCTTTTTTTGATGTAGCCACACGCAGTTTATCGCCTATGCCTGACCTTGGGGTGACCAGCAGCATCTTTAAAAAGATTATCCCTGCGATAAAGCCTCCTATATGGGCCCACCAGGCAATACCGCCGCCATGAGCCGGTGATCCTGCCGCATTTAAAAATTGCAGTAAAAACCAGATACCAAGGAATATAAAGGCAGGCACCTCTATTAAATATGGGATAAAGAAGAGAGGTATCAGCGTAAGTATCTTTGACCTTGGATATAAAATCATGTAAGCTCCCATTACACCTGCAATAGCCCCGCTCGCCCCTATCGTGGGTATGGTGGAATGGGGGTTCAGCGCCAGATGTAACACGCCTGATGCAATGCCGCTCAGCAGATAAAAAATCAGGTACCTTACATGACCAAGCCTGTCTTCTATGTTGTCACCGAATATATATAATGACCACATATTACCTAAAAGATGCCAGAACCCGCCGTGAAGAAACATAAATGAAACAAGGGCTATTACCTGTTCAAGTGGATTAAACATCCTCCCTATCTCCGGCACCGTGTACCTTGCCGGAACAAGCCCGTAGACGCGTATAAATGAATCAAAGCTGGTTCCCTGAGACAGTTGGATCAGAAAAAAAAAGATATTTACAGCAATTAATATATTGTTAACAACCGGGTAATTTTTTGAACTAATTGTATCTCGTAATGGTAACATATCTCTTCCAGTTTAATGATATAGATCAGTAATAGCAGAATCTATCATTCTGCGGAAGATAAAATATGCACTGTATATATAACAAGATAACAACCGGTGCTTAAATGATCCTTTATTATATCTCTTAAGCCGGAAAAAAGTTGCATTAACATTTTCAGGCAGTCTTTGACAGGTAAATTCTATTGACATTTCCTGCACTTATTTCTAAACAGTTATAACATCTTTAAGTAGAATTTTAGAAATTTACAGGGCCTGAATTTTGAATATCGCCCAAGGCAAGCATGTTCCGGTTAAACGCATACGGGTAAAAAATGGAAGAGAGCTCAGTAGACAGAAGTTTTTCAGAGAGCCTTGCAGGCATAAAAAATATCGGCAGGTATGAAATAGTCTCAAAACTAGGCCGGGGCGGTTCAGGCATTGTGTTTCTGGCTAAAGACCCCTATATAAAAAGAAAGGTGGCAATCAAGATTGCCCAGACCCCAACAGACAGGTCAAGGGAGAAATTTCTTGTTGAGGCGCAGTCAGCAGGGCAGTTCAGCCACCCAAACATAGTATCTATCCATGATGCGGGTGTACAGGCAGATTTCTGCTACATTGCAATGGAGTATATTGAGGGGCACACCCTTAACAGATACTGTGATAAAAATAATCTTCTTCCCCTCCAAAAGGTTATTGAGATCATATTGAGCGTATGCAGCGCCCTTGACTACAGCCACAGGATGGGGATTATCCACAGGGATATTAAGCCTGCCAATATCATGCTCGATGAAGAGGGTTTAACCAAGATCACCGATTTCGGGGTTGCCCAGATGATAGAGGATATACCTTCAGCCGGTTTTTTTGGCACCCCGAGCTATATGTCACCTGAACAGGTCAAGGAATCTGCAATCGGTTTTCAGAGCGATATCTTTTCAGTTGGCTGTGTATTGTATGAACTCCTTTCCGGGGAGCAGGCATTTCCTGGTGATAATAATTTTTCTATTATCTATAAAATAATCAACACAGAGCCTCCGACTATACTTTCCATACGAAATGACCTGCCTGAGATAATGGGTGATATTGTTAAAAAGGCAATCGCAAAGAATGCAGGTGCAAGGTATCAGACATGCACTGAGCTTGCCTATGATCTGAGGATTGCACTAAGGGGCATATCAGGCTCTGCAGTAAGCAGTGACAAGATAAAGGATGTGGCCGATTACATATCACACCTTAAATTCTTCCAGAGCTTCCCCCATGACGAGGTAAAAGAGATAGTGTCACTGAGTCAGATACTCAAGATAGAAAATGGGAAAAAAATAGTCTCTGAAGGAGAGATAGACGATACATTTTATATACTGATGAGCGGAAGGGCCGGAGTCAGGAAAAGCAGCAGCCTTATAGCCACCATAAATACTGGAGACTGTATTGGTGAGATGGCCCTTATAGGGAGCCAGAAGAGGATAGCAGATGTTACAGCCGAAACAGACTGCATCCTGTTAAAGATCAGCGCATCACTACTTGATAATGCATCCGATTCCCTGAAGCATCTCTTTTTTAAAAACTTCGCGGTAACACTGGTCCAGAGATTATCCACATCCTCCAGAAATAGATAGAATCACAGATCAGTAATACCCTTATCTGTAAATCTTTCATACTGTTTTCTATAGTGTGGATTGCTTCTATCAAGCATTATTGCCTCTTCTATTAACCGGATAGCCTCCTCTCTTTTGCCCATTAGAAAGCAGGCCTCTGCAAGTGTATCTAAGGATTCCGGTGACCTTTCAAGCCTTACAGCGTCCTTTGCCAGTTCATAGCCCCTTTTGATATCATCAGGATCAGGGTTTTGTGCTGAAATAAGAAGCCACGCAAGATTGTTAAGGGCCATAGCCTGTTTTCTGTCAATGACAATTACCTTTTCATATATCTCTTTTGCCTTATCAACCTTTTTCATATCATTATAAACCATGGCAATGTTCATCATAAGCTCAACATCATTCAGGTTTTGTTTTGACTCCTTTTTAATAATAAAACTTATAAGGCTGTATGTTATTTGATTTTTAACAGTGGGTATGA
The Desulfatiglans sp. DNA segment above includes these coding regions:
- a CDS encoding rhomboid family intramembrane serine protease, coding for MLPLRDTISSKNYPVVNNILIAVNIFFFLIQLSQGTSFDSFIRVYGLVPARYTVPEIGRMFNPLEQVIALVSFMFLHGGFWHLLGNMWSLYIFGDNIEDRLGHVRYLIFYLLSGIASGVLHLALNPHSTIPTIGASGAIAGVMGAYMILYPRSKILTLIPLFFIPYLIEVPAFIFLGIWFLLQFLNAAGSPAHGGGIAWWAHIGGFIAGIIFLKMLLVTPRSGIGDKLRVATSKKGTPGLQNIHTTSTTENPDLSGDIVISPLEAIHGTRKMVNIPWGFQQRLFRVTIPPGVKDGSMLRLRGMGKRISYDRSGDLFLKVLVRE
- a CDS encoding flavodoxin family protein → MRVMAINGSPRKEWNTGILLNKALEGAKSKGAETEIIHLYDYNFKGCTSCFACKIRGGKSYGTCGFRDEMTPVYEKIKNVDVLILGSPIYFGDVTGELRSFIERLLFPYLVYTFPPKTLFPKKIGIGLIYTMNCPENFASQVGYDRLFSGNEQVMNMILGKAESLMSYETYQFADYSKVVADGIDEAPRKKRREEIFPIDCENAFKLGVKLVEEQQRIAQAIY
- a CDS encoding phosphoribosylformylglycinamidine cyclo-ligase; its protein translation is MTSKKKKDKYSEAGVDIDAGNNFVKLIKPIVSRTFKPNVITDIGGFSGFYSMPVQDMKNPVLVASTDGVGTKLKVAFMMDKHDTVGIDLVAMCVNDIIVQGATPLFLLDYIAMGKLDVNRCVEIVKGISAGCIEANCSLIGGETAEMPGFYSEGEYDLAGFVTGIVDNDQLLDGSEIAFGHQLIGISSSGLHSNGYSLARKIFFDQLKMKVTDYVDEFGKTLGEELLTPTRIYVKTLSNISKGFRIYGIAHITGGGLTDNLPRIVPAQCKLVIKTSSWTPHPVFQYMQKAGEISDEDMLRTFNNGLGLIIVVSEDELSDALERFKSVGETAYHIGSVEARGKDDQPVEYVK
- a CDS encoding twin-arginine translocase TatA/TatE family subunit, whose protein sequence is MFGLGVPELIVIAVIIFVLFGAKRIPDIGKGLGGAIREFRNIKKEIISSPSKETPEKKEEENAPDTIEEGIKKQVINHVPGVKKAMEISEKVKKVNEIIK
- a CDS encoding iron-containing alcohol dehydrogenase, which gives rise to MFNKNIYEFPILYTNPIPKVALGWGAYETIADECRANRIKKALIVTSGLKGTGIIDEIKGVLKHGGIAFDVFDGITSNPKDHEIMKGYRVFKDAGCDGIIAVGGGSSIDAGKCIRVIDANGGKDVTNFAAKLNPPWMETLAKLNPCVIPQISVPTTSGTGAEVTSWAAISNTKELAKVLIGAPNIQTTVAVIDPLFMRLMPKKLAAWTGFDAMSHGYEAFLTKIQSPYSYGILIRAIELIYKNIRDFTHNRMDRDACEKMCWASTMGGIAIGFGAGAGIVHGLGHQLSAVTDCHHGHANGALVLAAERYNQPAATDKFAAMTQAMGIDTTGMTQLEMADRWFDEMEQLLHDIEIQPGYLKEQFGFKEDDIDHIYKVYANDFCSQGNPKELIETEVKDLLKSLLDSPY
- the asnB gene encoding asparagine synthase (glutamine-hydrolyzing), producing the protein MCGISGIISYNLSQDEIHLRLEQMGALQAHRGPDDKREAVYTFRSGFIGFGFRRLSILDLETGMQPIVSQQDQSAIICNGQVYNYLELKATAPEMGYSTKGDIEVALNMYRKHGLDFLNMLNGMYAGAIYDHINKKIILFRDRFGIKPLYYTEWENNFFFSSEIKSLLKGNMRPTQINRDRIETFFKYRYVPGTDTMFDGIKKLPPGSYLEYNLDSKKYEIKRYWDYKLDRIIPDMKLEEASEEFIRLFRDAVRIRMRSDVEVGTLLSGGIDSSAVSSEATVTKPDIRLFSISFNEDKYNELPLIEEFIKKNGNRFRLTRQHTGLCGSEMLKELPEIIKSIEEPISLGTILPTDQVCRMAGERVKVVLTGEGADEIFGGYRKFLLETAASVYHGLSIPEQKVIEEIYPELKSYMKIRSNNPVERYIQSESLFTGDELKELTGKDRLNDQFPIDATPYLSGNEHPLNAAIAMETRARLPDYVILRLDKLSMRHSLEARTPFLDYRLAEFAATLPVDFKVNPANNREKYICGNSFAMYSILDKETAFRKKQPFTIPMADWLSEPSRLPECIKEVMFGDMVKKQGIINPDILKRHISLLSKEDVGPNTLVSEADRIYAVIIFTLWYDLFFS
- a CDS encoding protein kinase, producing MEESSVDRSFSESLAGIKNIGRYEIVSKLGRGGSGIVFLAKDPYIKRKVAIKIAQTPTDRSREKFLVEAQSAGQFSHPNIVSIHDAGVQADFCYIAMEYIEGHTLNRYCDKNNLLPLQKVIEIILSVCSALDYSHRMGIIHRDIKPANIMLDEEGLTKITDFGVAQMIEDIPSAGFFGTPSYMSPEQVKESAIGFQSDIFSVGCVLYELLSGEQAFPGDNNFSIIYKIINTEPPTILSIRNDLPEIMGDIVKKAIAKNAGARYQTCTELAYDLRIALRGISGSAVSSDKIKDVADYISHLKFFQSFPHDEVKEIVSLSQILKIENGKKIVSEGEIDDTFYILMSGRAGVRKSSSLIATINTGDCIGEMALIGSQKRIADVTAETDCILLKISASLLDNASDSLKHLFFKNFAVTLVQRLSTSSRNR
- a CDS encoding CoA-binding protein, with translation MINPDKSFIDSINPSPEKIRQVLDKTKKIAVVGLSPKEERPSNMVARYLVKHGYSITPVNPGQKEVLGEKCFSSLMDIPYDVDMADLFISNERIPDAVDQAIKKGIKVIWMQLGVFHREACEKALEAGVTLVVDRCIKIEHERLSNPFVTKT
- the grxC gene encoding glutaredoxin 3, whose translation is MKKVTIYTTQSCPYCIRAKKLLEDKGVKYYELRIDLNPELAIEAVTKSGGRRTVPQIFIGDYHVGGSDELHALEKENKLNDLLVE